In Cryptomeria japonica chromosome 10, Sugi_1.0, whole genome shotgun sequence, a genomic segment contains:
- the LOC131859551 gene encoding uncharacterized protein LOC131859551, which produces MVEEIERKRKEKEDLIVIGRHAPLGTGTQLGCVGGPSSLPSYRPTHFATTHASGSASISASASASAPSHVPSTGSGSGSVSIGPRIRKSRLDTFFAPRTTPGSQQSLESMGWNKEVHDAAKMAVGRFWIYGSIPFFTARSPYWQEMVDALTICGAGFKAPSEFDLRGPILTELVNDVKKELGDQRQIWSTKGCTIMTDGWTDRRNRTLLNFLVSSAGGTVFIKSIDASAHCKNATYLCEQIEEVINEVGEENVVQVVTDNAPNYVAADY; this is translated from the exons atggttgaagaaattgaaaggaaaaggaaagaaaaagaggatctcatAGTCATTGGGAGACATGCACCTTTAGGAACAGGGACAcaattaggttgtgttggagggcctTCTTCCTTACCTTCATATCGTCCCACTCATTTTGCTACTACTCATGCTTCCGGTTCTGCTTCTATAAGTGCCAGTGCCAGTGCCTCTGCCCCTTCTCATGTTCCTAGCACTGGCAgtggtagtgggagtgttagcattggacctaggattcgtaaatctaggttggataccttttttgcacctcgcactactcctgggtcccaacagtcacttgagagcatgggttggaacaaggaggtccatgatgctgctaaaatggcagttggcagatTTTGGATCTATGGCAGTATTCCATTCTTCACAGCCAG GTcaccttattggcaagaaatggttgatgcccttaccatttgtggggcggggttcaaagccccttctgagtttgatttgaggggacccattttgactgaattggtgaatgatgtgaagaaAGAATTGGGTGATCAACGCcaaatatggagcactaaaggttgcaccatcatgactgatggttggacagacaggagaaatagaactctccttaattttcttgtttcttccgcag ggggcaccgttttcatcaagtctattgatgcctccgcccattgcaagaatgccacctacctatgtgagcagatagaggaggtgattaatGAGGTGGGTGaagagaacgtggtacaggtggtgactgaCAATGcaccaaattatgttgctgcag actattga